The following proteins come from a genomic window of Trichocoleus desertorum ATA4-8-CV12:
- a CDS encoding ParM/StbA family protein: protein MTTSLAASTSRTSQEQTVAIELNRPVVVFDGGNRTLQWIDPANKPRTIPAFIKQIDPSWEEATPDENSVVISTGGEHFCLGAVARDMKGTPVFQDNKCELAKKLVLAAIEPNSGSTAVTIGRLVIALPNSRNKADVAELKKIEGTHQFTRNGQRITAVVHEVKPIDETQAAYRYAMKRELFRSRRNSNGVLDLGGGTGIARLYSAGGSLIREADAVLPGTYDLARRIAARINSQLSTSPDLSQIMDGIERGDFELGTSGFCFQEAFNKAREDWLGDIRGELKTRWNQWTSEIGEVLIIGGSASLAEPLEEATKGRFKIARHPQISNFSQLISLLGMASV, encoded by the coding sequence ATGACTACAAGCCTCGCAGCATCCACCTCACGTACATCTCAAGAACAAACAGTGGCGATCGAACTTAACCGTCCTGTGGTTGTATTCGATGGAGGCAACCGCACCCTGCAATGGATCGATCCAGCTAATAAGCCCCGCACTATCCCCGCCTTTATCAAACAAATTGACCCCAGCTGGGAGGAAGCAACTCCCGATGAGAACAGCGTTGTCATCAGTACTGGGGGTGAGCATTTCTGCCTTGGCGCGGTAGCGCGAGACATGAAGGGCACACCAGTGTTTCAAGACAACAAGTGCGAGTTGGCTAAGAAGTTAGTACTAGCTGCGATCGAACCTAACTCTGGTTCCACCGCTGTCACTATCGGGCGGCTGGTGATTGCTCTCCCCAATAGCCGGAACAAGGCTGATGTAGCAGAGCTAAAAAAGATTGAGGGTACTCACCAGTTCACTCGCAATGGGCAACGCATCACAGCAGTTGTGCATGAGGTGAAGCCAATCGACGAAACGCAAGCGGCCTACCGATACGCGATGAAGCGTGAACTATTCCGCAGCCGTCGTAACTCCAATGGAGTTCTTGATTTGGGAGGTGGTACTGGCATTGCCCGCCTCTACAGTGCAGGTGGTTCTCTTATCCGGGAAGCTGACGCGGTTTTACCTGGCACCTACGACCTGGCCCGCCGCATTGCAGCCCGTATCAATTCTCAACTCTCTACCAGTCCCGACCTGTCTCAGATTATGGACGGCATTGAGCGGGGTGATTTCGAGCTGGGGACTAGCGGCTTCTGCTTTCAGGAAGCATTCAACAAGGCCCGCGAAGATTGGCTAGGCGACATCAGAGGAGAACTAAAAACCCGCTGGAATCAGTGGACAAGCGAGATTGGTGAAGTGCTCATCATTGGTGGCAGTGCTTCTTTGGCTGAACCACTGGAGGAAGCTA
- a CDS encoding nucleotidyltransferase family protein has protein sequence MIQAIPKKLSIKPGYRPQAPDTDIEADVVQFQLLRQRSNAQRLAIAVGLTRWAKAASLRGMQKANQSTFRERFAQSVLGDKWLPHLTPSSDPSMWTQDPSEIARLLHPIFERLAIPYYITGGVAASMYGDPRTTRDMDLVIEAQRKDIPRLTEALEQAGFYCPPGAVEEVAAGQGQTLSVTHMEQLLNADIMLNADTNFDRSKMVRRRLEAIDEAELLQVWVIAPEDLILAKLLWGRGNQSEKQWRDVLGVLKVQIDTLNYAYLAEWAEQLGISEMLQQALTEAGI, from the coding sequence ATGATTCAAGCCATCCCAAAAAAACTAAGCATCAAACCTGGGTACAGACCTCAAGCCCCAGACACCGACATTGAGGCTGATGTCGTTCAATTTCAGCTTTTGCGGCAACGCAGCAACGCTCAGCGATTGGCGATCGCTGTAGGACTCACCCGATGGGCAAAAGCAGCCTCTTTGCGGGGAATGCAAAAAGCCAATCAATCAACGTTTCGAGAGCGATTCGCCCAATCTGTTTTGGGAGATAAGTGGCTTCCTCATCTCACTCCCAGTAGTGATCCGTCAATGTGGACTCAAGACCCCAGCGAAATAGCCCGCCTCCTCCACCCCATTTTTGAGCGGCTTGCCATTCCTTACTACATCACGGGAGGGGTAGCGGCCAGTATGTACGGTGACCCGCGAACTACCCGCGACATGGATTTAGTCATTGAGGCACAGCGGAAAGATATTCCTCGGCTCACTGAAGCACTGGAGCAAGCAGGATTTTACTGTCCACCGGGAGCAGTGGAGGAGGTTGCGGCAGGGCAAGGGCAGACACTGAGCGTCACCCACATGGAACAACTGTTGAATGCCGATATTATGCTCAATGCTGATACCAACTTCGATCGCTCAAAGATGGTCCGCCGCCGCTTAGAGGCGATCGATGAAGCTGAGCTACTCCAGGTGTGGGTGATTGCACCTGAAGATTTAATCCTGGCAAAGTTGCTGTGGGGGCGTGGCAACCAATCCGAGAAGCAGTGGCGTGATGTCCTAGGGGTGCTAAAAGTGCAGATTGACACCCTGAACTATGCCTATCTTGCAGAATGGGCTGAGCAGCTAGGAATCTCAGAAATGCTTCAGCAAGCGCTAACTGAAGCTGGAATTTGA